Proteins co-encoded in one Streptomyces sp. JH34 genomic window:
- a CDS encoding penicillin-binding protein 2 — MPSKEPPRRRVPGPARSRNAAGGPGRARPAARAEDRRPRRPATTAGKRRGSSPQSIRLGSPRPRLRLISLCLTLVMLAFVVRLLQVQAVDANAYTAKAEKNRYLEYTIAAERGEITDRSGISLATSVDAHDITADPKLFTPEDSKAPDAPQQAAALLAPILGKDEAELAKKLATPKSRYTVLARRQTPQVWKQIKDLKSVFAEKAAEDKANGGAGANVLAGVLQEPTTRRVYPNGNLAAGILGFVNAEGKGGGGLEAQLNKELQGEDGKIRYAQAGGRPVPTAGSTEIPAVAGTDVELTIDRDIQWAAQRAIADQVEKSEADRGYVIVQNTKTGEVLAMANAPGYDPNDLAQSNSAALGNAALQDVYEPGSTSKVMSMAAVLEEGAATPGTHVTVPNRLHRGDRLFRDDIDHPTWYLTLNGVLAKSSNIGTILATGQLGKTQPEANKVLYSYLRKFGLGSTTGLDYPGESPGIVAKPQDWSTSQQYTIPFGQGLSLNAMQAASVYQTIANGGVRIEPTLVRGTKEADDRYTASDAPKRTRVVSEKTAKTLAKMLESVVDDREGTGTKAHIQGYRVAGKTGTANRVDPVRGVYKGYTASFAGFAPADDPQVTVYCAIQNPTEGSYFGGQICGPIYKKVMEFALKTLQTPPSGSAPARLPVSFKPGE, encoded by the coding sequence GTGCCGTCCAAGGAACCGCCGCGCCGCCGCGTCCCCGGCCCCGCGCGATCCCGGAACGCGGCGGGCGGACCGGGACGTGCCCGGCCCGCCGCCCGTGCCGAGGACCGCCGCCCACGGCGCCCGGCGACGACGGCGGGGAAACGCCGCGGCAGCTCACCGCAGTCCATCCGCCTGGGCAGCCCGCGCCCCCGGCTGCGCCTCATCAGCCTCTGCCTGACCCTCGTCATGCTGGCGTTCGTCGTCCGGCTGCTCCAGGTCCAGGCGGTCGACGCCAACGCGTACACCGCCAAGGCCGAGAAGAACCGCTACCTGGAGTACACGATCGCCGCCGAACGCGGAGAGATCACCGACCGCAGCGGAATCTCCCTGGCCACCAGCGTCGACGCGCACGACATCACCGCCGACCCCAAGCTGTTCACCCCCGAGGACAGCAAGGCGCCGGACGCCCCGCAGCAGGCGGCGGCCCTGCTCGCCCCGATCCTCGGCAAGGACGAGGCCGAGCTGGCGAAGAAGCTGGCCACCCCGAAGAGCCGCTACACGGTCCTGGCGCGACGGCAGACCCCGCAGGTCTGGAAGCAGATCAAGGACCTCAAGTCCGTCTTCGCGGAGAAGGCGGCCGAGGACAAGGCGAACGGCGGCGCCGGGGCCAACGTACTGGCCGGGGTCCTCCAGGAGCCGACCACCAGGCGCGTGTACCCCAACGGCAACCTCGCCGCCGGGATACTGGGATTCGTCAACGCCGAGGGGAAAGGCGGCGGCGGCCTCGAGGCACAGCTGAACAAGGAGCTCCAGGGCGAGGACGGCAAGATCCGCTACGCCCAGGCCGGCGGCCGCCCCGTGCCGACGGCCGGTTCCACGGAGATCCCGGCCGTCGCCGGCACCGACGTCGAGCTGACGATCGACCGCGACATCCAGTGGGCGGCCCAGCGCGCGATCGCCGACCAGGTCGAGAAGTCCGAGGCGGACCGCGGCTACGTGATCGTCCAGAACACGAAGACCGGCGAGGTGCTGGCCATGGCCAACGCCCCGGGCTACGACCCGAACGACCTCGCGCAGAGCAATTCCGCCGCCCTGGGAAACGCGGCCCTCCAGGACGTGTACGAACCCGGCTCCACCAGCAAGGTCATGTCCATGGCCGCCGTGCTGGAGGAGGGCGCGGCCACGCCCGGTACGCACGTCACCGTCCCCAACCGGCTGCACCGCGGCGACCGGCTCTTCAGGGACGACATCGACCACCCCACCTGGTACCTCACCCTCAACGGGGTGCTCGCCAAGTCGAGCAACATCGGCACCATCCTGGCCACCGGGCAACTGGGGAAGACCCAGCCCGAGGCCAACAAGGTCCTGTACTCCTACCTGCGCAAATTCGGCCTCGGCAGCACCACCGGACTCGACTACCCGGGTGAGTCGCCCGGCATCGTGGCCAAGCCCCAGGACTGGTCCACCTCGCAGCAGTACACGATCCCGTTCGGGCAGGGGCTCTCCCTCAACGCCATGCAGGCCGCCTCGGTCTACCAGACCATCGCCAACGGCGGGGTCCGGATCGAGCCGACCCTCGTCCGCGGGACCAAGGAGGCGGACGACCGCTACACCGCGTCGGACGCGCCGAAGCGGACGCGGGTGGTCAGCGAGAAGACGGCCAAGACCCTGGCGAAGATGCTCGAGTCCGTCGTGGACGACCGGGAAGGCACCGGGACGAAGGCCCACATCCAGGGCTACCGGGTCGCGGGCAAGACGGGCACGGCCAACCGGGTCGACCCGGTGCGCGGTGTCTACAAGGGCTACACCGCGTCCTTCGCGGGCTTCGCACCGGCCGACGATCCGCAGGTCACCGTCTACTGCGCCATCCAGAACCCCACCGAGGGAAGCTACTTCGGCGGTCAGATCTGCGGCCCGATCTACAAGAAGGTCATGGAGTTCGCCCTCAAGACCCTCCAGACACCGCCGTCCGGCAGCGCCCCAGCCCGGCTGCCGGTGTCCTTCAAGCCCGGCGAGTGA
- a CDS encoding septum formation initiator family protein, which translates to MTRTAEQMKGRAGRLARLMPSGPSTAARTPFVLLVVLLLAGGLISLLLLNSALNEGSFRLSKLKRETTELTDEQQALQRDVDSYSEPDALERRARELGMVPGGSPAFLNQDGTVSGVPERATAQPSSPTAVPAPPASETAPAGQAFPSGSASPSVSPTTPSTPAPTSTGR; encoded by the coding sequence GTGACCAGGACGGCCGAGCAGATGAAGGGGAGGGCCGGCCGGCTCGCCCGGCTGATGCCGTCCGGGCCGAGCACCGCCGCCCGCACCCCCTTCGTCCTGCTGGTCGTGCTGCTCCTCGCGGGTGGCCTGATCTCGCTCCTGCTGCTGAACTCGGCGCTCAATGAAGGATCGTTCAGGCTGAGCAAGCTGAAGCGTGAGACCACCGAGCTCACCGACGAGCAGCAGGCCCTCCAGCGGGACGTGGACAGCTACTCCGAGCCCGACGCCCTGGAACGCCGGGCGAGGGAGCTCGGCATGGTGCCCGGAGGCAGCCCCGCCTTCCTGAACCAGGACGGCACGGTCAGCGGGGTGCCCGAACGTGCCACCGCGCAGCCCTCTTCCCCCACCGCGGTTCCGGCGCCCCCGGCGAGCGAGACAGCGCCCGCCGGGCAGGCGTTCCCGTCCGGTTCCGCGTCCCCCTCCGTCTCCCCCACGACTCCGTCCACCCCAGCCCCGACCAGTACCGGCAGGTGA
- the rsmH gene encoding 16S rRNA (cytosine(1402)-N(4))-methyltransferase RsmH, translated as MSQTRHVPVMLQRCLDLLAPALEAPGPQPPVVVDCTLGLGGHSEALLAAFPEARLVALDRDKEALRLSGERLAPYGDRATLVHAVYDELPEVLDRLGIPKVQGVLFDLGVSSMQLDEADRGFAYAQDAPLDMRMDQTTGIGAAEVLNTYPPGELVRILRAYGEEKQAKRIVSAVVREREKEPFSNSARLVELIRDSLPQAAKRTGGNPAKRTFQALRIEVNGELTVLERAVPAAVRSLAVGGRIAVLSYHSLEDRLVKQVFAAGAANTAPPGLPVVPERYQPRLKLLTRGAELPTEEEVAENRRAAPARLRGAQRIREEER; from the coding sequence TTGAGCCAGACCCGACACGTCCCGGTGATGCTCCAGCGATGCCTGGACCTGCTGGCCCCGGCTCTGGAGGCGCCAGGACCGCAGCCCCCGGTCGTCGTCGACTGCACCCTCGGGCTCGGAGGTCACAGCGAAGCCCTGCTCGCGGCCTTCCCCGAGGCCCGGCTGGTCGCCCTGGACCGGGACAAGGAGGCGCTGAGGCTGTCCGGCGAGCGCCTCGCACCGTACGGCGACCGCGCCACCCTGGTGCACGCCGTCTACGACGAACTCCCCGAGGTCCTCGACCGGCTGGGGATCCCCAAGGTCCAGGGCGTGCTGTTCGACCTCGGCGTCTCCTCCATGCAACTGGACGAGGCCGACCGCGGCTTCGCCTACGCCCAGGACGCGCCGCTCGACATGCGCATGGACCAGACCACCGGCATCGGCGCGGCCGAGGTGCTCAATACCTACCCGCCGGGCGAACTCGTGCGGATCCTGCGCGCGTACGGCGAGGAGAAGCAGGCCAAGCGCATCGTCTCGGCCGTCGTGCGCGAACGCGAGAAGGAACCCTTCAGCAACAGCGCCCGCCTCGTCGAGCTGATCCGCGACTCCCTGCCGCAGGCGGCCAAGCGCACCGGCGGCAACCCGGCCAAGCGCACCTTCCAGGCCCTGCGCATCGAGGTCAACGGTGAACTCACCGTCCTGGAGCGGGCCGTTCCGGCCGCCGTCCGCAGCCTCGCCGTCGGTGGCCGGATCGCGGTTCTCTCGTACCACTCCCTCGAGGACCGTCTGGTCAAGCAGGTCTTCGCGGCCGGTGCGGCCAACACGGCGCCGCCCGGACTGCCCGTCGTCCCCGAGCGGTACCAGCCCCGGCTGAAGCTGCTGACCCGAGGCGCCGAACTGCCCACCGAGGAGGAGGTCGCCGAGAACCGGCGTGCCGCCCCCGCCAGGCTGCGCGGCGCCCAGCGCATCCGTGAGGAGGAGCGGTGA